The genomic DNA GGGCGGCGGCGGTCGCCTCGCCGATGCCGGACGAGGCGCCGGTGACGAGCGCGACCTTACCGGCGAGTTGGGAGTTTGTGGATGTCATGAGAGTTCTCCAGGAGCCCGGCCCGCTCCCTCACATAGGCTGCGAGAGACGTTCTTGAAGCCCCGCCATCGGAGCAGTTGACGCAACTCCACATCGAAGCGGCTCGCCTTGGCCTAGTCCTGTTCGTGCGGTCCCGGCTCCGGCCAAGGCTCCTTGGCGGCTTCGGCGTACCAGTGCCGCATCGCCGGTGTCGCCAGGACCGCGTCGACATAGGCGCGGGTGACAGGCGCCAGCTCGCCGCCATAGGTGTCGAAGCGGGTGACGATGGGCGCATACATGGCGTCCGCGGCCGTGAAATGGCCGAACAGGAACGGGCCGCCCTCGCCATATCGCTCGCGGCATTGCCGCCAGATCGCCTCGATGCGCGCCCGCTGCGCCTCGCCCTCGGCATCGAGCGGCTTATGGGCCTTCGGCCGGCGCAGGTTCATCGGCCAGCCATAGCGCACCTCGCGGAAACCCGAATGCATCTCGGTCGCTACCGAGCGGGCGAAGGCACCGGCGCCGAGGTCTTCGGGCCAGAGCTTTTTCTCGGGGTAGAGGTCGGCCAGATATTCAAGGATCGCAAGGGTTTCCCAGACGATCCTGCCATTGTGATTCAGGACTGGAACAAGTCCGGTCGGCGAGACCTTGGCAAGGTTGGCGGCGGTCTCCGGCGTGCGCAGGCGCACGAAGCTTTCCTCGAAGGGGATCTCCAGATGCTTCATCGCCACCCATGGCCTGAGAGACCAGGACGAAAAGCACTTGTTGCCGATGAAGAGAGTGAAGTTCGCCAAGACGGTTCCCCCGATTCAGGTGTCACCTTAGTGATCGCATAGCGGAGCAGACAAGGGTTATGCAGGCCAGCCGCCCCCTCGGCCCGGCCCTGCCGACCACACGGATACGGAACCGCGAACCAGACCTGGCCGTTTCTCTCGCGGATTGGATCTCCGGGAGATGCGGAGATGGTGAACATGGATCAAATATTGGGCTTGGCCAAGCAGGTCAAAGGTTCGGTCCGGCTAACGATAGGCAAGGCCACCGGAAACCGTGTGATGCAAATCAGGGGCATGGCGGACAAGTCTGCGGGCCAGGTGCAGAAGGCCTGTGGCGACATGAAAGCCATGCTCAAAAAAGCGATGTGATTGGCAGGCCCGCGGTCACGTCTCAAACGTCTTCGCAAAGGCGTTGGTGAAGACGACCTCGCCATGGTCGCCGGCCGCCTCGCCCAGGAGCACATCCATATTGTCGTCAGTCACCCGCGCCAGCGCGAAACCGCCCATATAGGCCGCCTTCGGCTTGACGAGGTCGAGCCCGTCGCGCTGGTAGATCATCGGCACTTCGTGCTGATGGCCGTGGAAGACGGCGATGACATTGTAGCCCTTCAGCGCGGCCACCAGCGCCTGGCGGTCGGCCTCGCCCCACCAGTGCGGGCCGCCTGTGCCGCCGTCGTCGTAAATGCGTTTTGCCGGATCCCAGCGCTCCGTCGAAAAAGTGTCCCAGCCATAATGCTGGAACAGGATCACCGGGCGGCCGTCGCCGGCATAGGTCGCCAGATCCTGCTTCAGCCACGGCAGGCTGCTCATCGCGCCATGGCCGGTGTCGCCGGCGAAACGATGCGTCTGGACGAGATGCAGGCCGCCCCAGTCCCAGGAATAGCAGTCGGTGTCGACGTCGTACTCGGTTGCCGGCACCGGCGGCTTGAAGAACACGCCGGGGCGATGGTTGACCTCGACATAGTCGCGCAACTCGCGCCGGTACCAGTCGACATGCGGCGGCGAGCCGTTCTGGTCGAGGTCGTGATTGCCGAGGCCGACATAGACCGGAATGTGGACGCGGTCCGGCCCGATGCCTTGCTGGTAGCGCTGGCTGAACTGCAGGAGTTGCGTGCCTTCGCTGGGCTCGGTGACCTGGCCGCCGCCATCGTCGGTGATGTCGCCGCCGGTGACGAGGCCGAGCGGCGTGCCGATGCGTGTGCCGGCCGAATGCAGGCCGGTTGCGACACCGCCGATCTCGACCGGCCATTTCTTGTCG from Mesorhizobium sp. M1E.F.Ca.ET.045.02.1.1 includes the following:
- a CDS encoding glutathione S-transferase family protein, with the translated sequence MANFTLFIGNKCFSSWSLRPWVAMKHLEIPFEESFVRLRTPETAANLAKVSPTGLVPVLNHNGRIVWETLAILEYLADLYPEKKLWPEDLGAGAFARSVATEMHSGFREVRYGWPMNLRRPKAHKPLDAEGEAQRARIEAIWRQCRERYGEGGPFLFGHFTAADAMYAPIVTRFDTYGGELAPVTRAYVDAVLATPAMRHWYAEAAKEPWPEPGPHEQD
- a CDS encoding CsbD family protein; translation: MVNMDQILGLAKQVKGSVRLTIGKATGNRVMQIRGMADKSAGQVQKACGDMKAMLKKAM
- a CDS encoding metallophosphoesterase encodes the protein MMDRLSSAFLSRRDFLGLAAGLAATCALPRSAFAQTGRRIQPIDATFLFIADIHACRMASGLSPHCAQEGKTDAALLRNVAALNAIADKKWPVEIGGVATGLHSAGTRIGTPLGLVTGGDITDDGGGQVTEPSEGTQLLQFSQRYQQGIGPDRVHIPVYVGLGNHDLDQNGSPPHVDWYRRELRDYVEVNHRPGVFFKPPVPATEYDVDTDCYSWDWGGLHLVQTHRFAGDTGHGAMSSLPWLKQDLATYAGDGRPVILFQHYGWDTFSTERWDPAKRIYDDGGTGGPHWWGEADRQALVAALKGYNVIAVFHGHQHEVPMIYQRDGLDLVKPKAAYMGGFALARVTDDNMDVLLGEAAGDHGEVVFTNAFAKTFET